Proteins co-encoded in one Bubalus bubalis isolate 160015118507 breed Murrah chromosome 7, NDDB_SH_1, whole genome shotgun sequence genomic window:
- the LOC102390617 gene encoding LOW QUALITY PROTEIN: UDP-glucose 6-dehydrogenase-like (The sequence of the model RefSeq protein was modified relative to this genomic sequence to represent the inferred CDS: inserted 2 bases in 2 codons) — MFEIKICCIGAGYVGGPTCSVIAHMCPEIRVTVVDINESRINAWNSPTLPIYEPGLKEVVESCRGKNLFFSTNIDDAIKEADLVFISVNTPTXTYGMGKGRAAHLKYIEACARRIVQNSHGYKIVTEKSTVPVRAAESIRRIFDANTKPNLNLQVLSNPEFLAEETAIKDLKNPXVLIGGDETPEGQRAVQALCAVYEHWVPREKILTTNTWSSELSKLTANAFLAQRISSINSVSALCEATGADVEEVATAIGMDQRIGNKFLKASVGFGGSCFQKDVLNLVYLCEALNLPEVARYWQQVIDMNDYQRRRFASRIIDSLFNTVTDKKIAILGFAFKKDTGDTRESSSIYISKYLMDEGAHLHIYHPKVPREQIVVDLSHPGVSKDDQVARLVTISKDPYEACDGAHAVVICTEWDMFKELDYERIHKKMLKPAFIFDGQRVLDGLHNELQTIGFQTETIGKKVSSKRIPYAPSGEIPKFSLQDMPNKKPRV, encoded by the exons ATGTTTGAAATTAAGATCTGCTGCATCGGTGCAGGCTACGTCGGTGGACCCACGTGTAGTGTCATTGCTCACATGTGCCCTGAAATCAGGGTGACGGTTGTTGATATCAATGAATC aagaatcaatgcaTGGAACTCTCCTACACTTCCTATTTATGAGCCAGGACTAAAAGAAGTGGTAGAATCCTGTCgaggaaaaaatttatttttttctaccaatATTGATGATGCCATTAAGGAAGCTGatcttgtgtttatttctgtgaaCACACCAA aaacctatggaatgggaaaaGGCCGTGCAGCACATCTGAAGTATATTGAAGCTTGTGCTAGACGCATTGTGCAAAACTCACACGGGTACAAAATTGTGACTGAGAAAAGCACGGTCCCAGTGCGGGCAGCAGAAAGTATTCGTCGAATCTTTGATGCAAACACAAAACCCAACTTGAATTTACAGGTGCTGTCCAACCCTGAGTTCTTGGCAGAAGAAACGGCCATCAAGGACCTGAAGAACC GAGTACTGATTGGAGGGGATGAAACCCCAGAGGGCCAGAGAGCTGTGCAAGCACTGTGTGCTGTGTATGAGCACTGGGTTCCCAGAGAAAAGATCCTCACCACTAATACTTGGTCTTCAGAACTTTCCAAACTGACAGCAAATGCttttctggcccagagaatcaGCAGCATTAACTCTGTAAGTGCCCTCTGTGAAGCAACAGGAGCTGAtgtagaagaggtggcaacagcCATTGGAATGGACCAGAGAATtggaaataaatttctgaaaGCCAGTGTTGGTTTTGGTGGGAGTTGCTTTCAAAAGGATGTTCTGAATTTGGTTTATCTCTGTGAGGCTCTAAATTTGCCTGAAGTAGCTCGTTATTGGCAGCAGGTTATAGACATGAATGACTACCAGAGAAGGAGGTTTGCTTCCCGGATCATAGACAGTCTGTTTAATACAGTGACAGACAAGAAGATAGCTATTTTGGGGTTTGCTTTCAAAAAGGACACCGGTGATACAAGAGAGTCATCTAGTATATATATTAGCAAATATTTGATGGATGAAGGTGCACACCTCCATATATATCATCCAAAAGTACCAAGGGAACAGATAGTTGTGGATCTTTCTCATCCAGGAGTTTCAAAGGATGACCAAGTGGCCCGGCTCGTGACCATTTCCAAAGATCCCTACGAAGCATGTGATGGTGCTCATGCTGTTGTGATTTGCACCGAGTGGGACATGTTTAAGGAACTGGATTATGAACGCATTCATAAAAAAATGCTGAAACCAGCCTTTATCTTTGACGGACAACGTGTCCTGGACGGGCTCCACAATGAGCTACAAACCATTGGCTTCCAGACTGAAACAATTGGCAAGAAGGTGTCTTCAAAGAGAATTCCATATGCTCCTTCTGGTGAAATTCCAAAGTTTAGTCTTCAGGATATGCCCAACAAGAAACCCAGAGTATAG